A window of Haliscomenobacter hydrossis DSM 1100 contains these coding sequences:
- a CDS encoding DUF5723 family protein, protein MKATPNLRIRSLLFFFQRFWLAFSLILLAIPIFGQRNLTLSQLTFAPQSYLINPGRMPLSKYNIGLPLMSGANGAVSSSGFKLGDFQEGETSEMAPVNPYKKFLDGLDQQNYALMDVSVNLLDLGFRIGKRNYINFFANENMNALMKYPRPLAEMLFNVGNNFIVERAYDIQTYQFNVLQYRAVGFGYTRQITNKISAGFRVKSLMGISHIQTYNDSMRFVSDKDDRYFGVLGNLSFMSSGTENLSPYYAMMGNLNFSNLAVQALQRNPSSYLKNTGNNGFAFDLGIQYNVSKELDLYASLLNMGSITWKKDITINPIADDNIEFPTAGLDDFNHEVLEFRDSMGRKASIDTTFDTKLPALLYLGGSYFINPTTSIDVVLNPKFYLGEVDFGFGVGITTRVNKILQVGGNISSFNKSTINFGVGTALNLGPAQLYLASDNIIPIFAFKSARTAHFNVGLTFNFGRQTREDRIAELTDKKKDDKKEKEANKTYLTSNKPKENDKKPNTPIHTTTARAVDLPPSVSVVGTVFNGVSKEQLTGVALEVFIQNDDGTEALLSKRTFGNGIILLSLKRDHNHRLILRKAGFSPTEAIISTDEMGGLVQLKKEFELSTGAASAPVILAPPVMVEEISLPEQVRIPEQTTAPATTESTPVVLIEKPTLAPTVSKISSKPGRVIVYRVLESSTIRQNPEESSLDLLPVVIGHRLELLEKTNDDWWKVRFRDFIGYLPARILELEE, encoded by the coding sequence ATGAAAGCTACCCCAAACCTACGGATTCGTTCATTGTTGTTCTTTTTCCAAAGATTTTGGCTGGCATTCAGTCTGATATTGCTTGCCATCCCAATTTTCGGCCAGCGCAACCTTACTTTGTCTCAATTGACCTTTGCCCCTCAATCCTATCTGATCAATCCCGGGCGCATGCCGCTGTCCAAATACAACATTGGTTTGCCTTTGATGAGTGGAGCCAATGGTGCAGTGAGTAGTTCTGGCTTTAAATTAGGGGATTTTCAAGAAGGAGAAACTTCGGAAATGGCCCCAGTCAATCCCTATAAAAAATTCCTGGATGGGCTGGATCAGCAGAATTACGCCCTGATGGACGTCAGCGTAAATCTGCTCGACCTGGGTTTCCGCATCGGCAAACGCAACTACATCAATTTTTTTGCCAATGAAAACATGAATGCGCTGATGAAATACCCTCGGCCCTTGGCCGAGATGTTGTTCAATGTAGGCAACAATTTCATTGTAGAACGCGCATACGACATTCAAACCTACCAATTTAATGTTTTGCAATACCGGGCAGTCGGCTTTGGGTATACCCGCCAAATCACCAACAAAATTTCGGCGGGTTTTCGGGTGAAATCCTTGATGGGCATCAGTCATATCCAAACCTACAATGACTCCATGCGCTTTGTCAGCGACAAAGACGATCGTTACTTTGGAGTGCTCGGGAATTTGAGTTTTATGAGTTCGGGTACAGAAAACCTTAGCCCATATTATGCGATGATGGGTAACCTGAATTTTAGCAACCTGGCGGTACAGGCCCTACAACGCAACCCCAGCAGTTATTTGAAAAACACCGGCAACAACGGCTTCGCTTTTGACCTGGGGATACAATACAATGTCAGCAAAGAACTCGATTTGTACGCCAGTTTGCTCAACATGGGCAGCATCACCTGGAAAAAGGACATCACCATCAATCCCATTGCCGATGACAACATTGAATTTCCTACGGCTGGACTAGATGATTTTAACCACGAGGTACTTGAATTTAGGGATAGCATGGGTCGCAAAGCTAGTATCGACACCACGTTCGACACCAAATTACCGGCCCTTTTGTACCTGGGGGGAAGTTATTTCATCAACCCAACGACGTCCATTGATGTCGTGTTGAACCCCAAGTTTTATTTGGGAGAAGTGGATTTTGGTTTTGGCGTTGGCATTACTACACGAGTCAATAAAATTTTACAGGTTGGGGGGAATATTTCCTCCTTCAATAAGTCAACCATCAATTTTGGTGTAGGTACTGCACTCAATTTAGGCCCCGCGCAGCTATACCTTGCATCCGACAACATCATCCCGATCTTTGCTTTTAAAAGTGCAAGAACAGCTCATTTCAATGTGGGATTAACCTTCAATTTTGGTCGTCAGACCCGCGAAGATCGGATAGCGGAATTGACGGATAAAAAGAAGGATGATAAAAAGGAAAAGGAAGCAAACAAGACCTATTTAACCAGCAATAAACCCAAAGAAAACGATAAAAAACCCAATACTCCAATTCATACCACCACAGCACGAGCAGTAGATCTTCCTCCTTCTGTGTCCGTTGTCGGTACAGTATTCAATGGGGTGAGTAAAGAACAACTTACCGGGGTGGCATTGGAAGTGTTCATCCAAAATGACGATGGCACTGAGGCCTTGCTGAGCAAACGAACTTTTGGCAATGGCATCATCCTTTTGTCGCTAAAACGCGATCACAATCACCGTTTAATCTTGCGCAAAGCAGGATTTTCACCTACTGAAGCCATCATCAGTACGGACGAAATGGGGGGTTTGGTTCAATTGAAAAAAGAATTTGAGCTCAGCACAGGTGCAGCATCAGCTCCGGTAATCCTCGCGCCCCCGGTAATGGTAGAAGAAATCAGCTTGCCAGAACAGGTACGTATTCCAGAACAAACGACGGCTCCAGCTACCACTGAATCAACTCCAGTGGTGCTGATTGAAAAACCAACCTTAGCTCCTACCGTAAGTAAAATTTCTTCCAAACCAGGCCGGGTGATTGTCTACCGGGTACTCGAAAGTTCAACCATCCGCCAAAACCCGGAAGAAAGTAGCCTGGATTTGTTGCCCGTAGTGATTGGCCACCGCCTGGAACTTCTGGAAAAAACCAACGACGATTGGTGGAAGGTCCGTTTCCGTGATTTTATTGGGTACTTACCGGCGAGAATTTTGGAGTTGGAAGAATGA
- a CDS encoding glycine--tRNA ligase — translation MAQQADLFKKLVAHSKEYGFIFQSSEIYDGLAAVYDYGPYGVELKNNIKDYWWAAMVQMHDNIVGLDAAIFMHPKTWKASGHVDAFNDPLVDNKDSKRRFRADQLIEEEIDKIQGKADKEVEKAKKKFGDSFDEALYRTTNPRVLEYTQKAQAINDRLTEAMSKGDMAEMKTIIEDLDITDPDTGSRNWTEVRQFNLMFNTQLGNIAGEEGKLYLRPETAQGIFVNFLNVQKSTRQKIPFGIAQIGKAFRNEIVARQFIFRMREFEQMEMQFFIRPGEEMKWYDYWKQTRMNWHLKIGTPAEKLRFKDHDNLAHYANAAVDIQYEFPFGFKELEGIHSRTNFDLSSHQELSGKKLQYFDPELNENYVPYVVETSVGADRMFLAMMSESLKEESVPDAKGEDSTRVVMKLHPALAPVKVAVLPLLKNREELVKASTDVFNKLKFSFQCQYDEKDAIGRRYRRQDAIGTPYCVTIDFETLENNTVTIRERDSLKQERVHIDRIEEIVRQRVDMKTLLL, via the coding sequence ATGGCCCAGCAAGCGGATCTGTTCAAGAAGTTGGTTGCACACAGCAAAGAGTATGGTTTTATTTTTCAATCCAGCGAGATTTACGATGGTCTTGCCGCCGTGTACGACTATGGTCCCTATGGTGTGGAACTCAAAAACAACATCAAAGATTACTGGTGGGCAGCCATGGTGCAAATGCATGACAACATTGTCGGTCTGGACGCAGCCATCTTCATGCATCCCAAAACCTGGAAGGCTTCCGGGCACGTTGATGCATTCAATGATCCGTTGGTTGACAATAAAGACAGCAAAAGACGCTTCCGTGCTGACCAATTGATCGAAGAAGAGATTGATAAAATACAGGGCAAAGCGGATAAAGAAGTGGAAAAAGCCAAGAAAAAATTTGGTGATTCTTTTGACGAAGCCTTGTACCGCACCACCAATCCTCGGGTACTGGAATATACCCAAAAGGCCCAGGCCATCAATGACCGTCTGACCGAAGCCATGTCCAAAGGTGATATGGCCGAAATGAAAACCATCATTGAGGATCTGGACATCACCGATCCAGACACGGGCTCGCGCAATTGGACGGAAGTACGCCAGTTCAACCTGATGTTCAATACCCAATTGGGCAATATTGCCGGAGAAGAAGGTAAATTGTACCTCCGCCCTGAAACCGCGCAAGGTATTTTTGTCAACTTCCTGAACGTCCAAAAATCTACCCGGCAGAAAATTCCCTTTGGTATTGCCCAAATTGGAAAAGCTTTCCGCAACGAGATCGTAGCCCGGCAGTTCATTTTCCGCATGCGCGAATTTGAACAAATGGAGATGCAGTTTTTCATTCGCCCTGGCGAAGAAATGAAGTGGTACGATTACTGGAAGCAAACCCGCATGAACTGGCACCTGAAAATTGGAACTCCAGCTGAAAAACTTCGCTTCAAAGACCACGACAACCTGGCGCACTACGCCAATGCTGCCGTGGATATTCAATACGAATTTCCTTTTGGTTTTAAAGAATTAGAAGGCATTCACTCGCGCACCAATTTTGACTTGAGTAGCCATCAGGAGCTTTCGGGCAAAAAACTCCAGTATTTTGATCCCGAATTAAACGAAAACTACGTACCTTATGTAGTCGAAACCTCGGTAGGCGCCGATCGGATGTTCCTGGCCATGATGAGTGAATCGCTGAAAGAGGAAAGTGTACCCGATGCCAAAGGTGAGGATTCTACCCGCGTGGTCATGAAGCTGCATCCCGCCCTCGCGCCCGTGAAAGTTGCGGTATTGCCGCTGCTAAAAAACCGCGAAGAGCTGGTAAAGGCCAGCACCGATGTATTCAACAAACTGAAATTTTCTTTTCAGTGCCAATATGATGAAAAAGACGCCATTGGCCGCAGATACCGCCGTCAGGATGCCATCGGTACTCCTTATTGTGTGACCATTGACTTTGAGACCCTGGAAAACAATACCGTGACCATCCGTGAACGCGATAGTCTAAAACAGGAACGTGTTCACATCGATAGAATTGAAGAAATTGTACGCCAGCGCGTGGATATGAAAACATTGTTGCTGTAG
- a CDS encoding head GIN domain-containing protein — translation MKRFMQIGLLLSIQFLGFSGILQAQKEVQVESFDQVSATGSVTMHLEAGDANKVVLYVDGIPEKEIEVKVSKGVLRIQVLNGFLYKNEIVKAYVTYKTLRGVRANAGAKVDCKETLSAELFSASVSAGGQLDLSLNVKNLDASASEGGQLNLKGTATTQDINASTGGVCRCSDLVGEKGSVRTSTGGRAEVQITGLLEASANVGGEILYHTDPKEKRIKQFLGGDVRKF, via the coding sequence ATGAAACGATTCATGCAAATTGGGCTGCTGCTAAGCATTCAATTTCTGGGCTTCAGCGGAATTTTGCAGGCCCAAAAAGAAGTGCAGGTTGAAAGCTTTGATCAGGTTAGTGCTACCGGTAGTGTAACCATGCACCTCGAAGCAGGGGATGCCAATAAAGTGGTGCTCTATGTGGATGGCATTCCAGAAAAAGAAATTGAGGTAAAAGTATCCAAGGGGGTCTTGCGCATTCAGGTGTTGAATGGTTTTTTGTACAAAAATGAGATCGTCAAGGCCTACGTCACCTACAAAACCTTACGCGGAGTGAGAGCCAACGCGGGTGCAAAAGTGGATTGTAAAGAAACCTTGAGCGCAGAATTGTTTTCGGCGAGTGTGTCGGCTGGTGGCCAATTGGACCTCAGCCTGAATGTAAAAAACTTGGATGCAAGCGCATCTGAAGGTGGCCAACTTAACTTGAAAGGCACTGCCACGACTCAGGACATCAACGCCAGTACGGGTGGCGTATGCCGTTGCTCTGACTTGGTGGGGGAGAAAGGCTCGGTAAGAACCAGTACAGGTGGCCGCGCAGAAGTTCAAATTACGGGGTTGTTAGAGGCCTCAGCCAATGTTGGCGGCGAGATCCTGTACCATACCGACCCTAAGGAAAAACGGATAAAGCAGTTTTTGGGGGGAGATGTAAGAAAGTTTTAG
- the cysQ gene encoding 3'(2'),5'-bisphosphate nucleotidase CysQ gives MNNKQLIAEITQIARRAGEAILKIYANEADFQVEHKSDSSPLTIADRTANAIICSALEALHVQYPIISEENKQIPYAERQHFQKAWLVDPLDGTKEFLKRNGDFTVNIALINAGVIELGVVYIPVFDEMYYAAKGEGAFVAKAGKVEPIQALPFSMSDPGLKVICSRSHMSPETEVFIQQLDQPELVSRGSSLKFLLIAMGQAHVYPRMGPTMEWDTGAAQIILEEAGGEVIDQNTQQPLRYNKENLLNPYFVAYGKVSAR, from the coding sequence ATGAACAACAAGCAACTAATTGCAGAAATTACCCAAATTGCCCGACGTGCGGGTGAAGCCATTCTGAAAATTTATGCCAATGAGGCCGATTTTCAAGTAGAGCACAAATCAGACTCTTCCCCCCTCACCATCGCGGATCGTACAGCCAATGCAATTATTTGTAGTGCATTAGAAGCCCTTCATGTGCAATATCCAATTATTTCGGAAGAAAACAAGCAGATTCCTTACGCTGAGCGTCAACATTTCCAAAAGGCCTGGCTCGTAGACCCCCTGGACGGCACCAAAGAATTCCTCAAACGCAATGGCGATTTCACCGTCAATATTGCGTTGATCAATGCAGGGGTGATCGAATTGGGGGTGGTGTACATTCCCGTTTTTGACGAAATGTACTACGCCGCAAAGGGTGAAGGTGCTTTTGTAGCAAAAGCAGGGAAAGTGGAACCAATTCAGGCACTTCCCTTTTCCATGAGTGATCCTGGGCTAAAAGTTATCTGTTCGCGCTCCCACATGAGCCCAGAGACCGAAGTTTTTATTCAGCAGCTTGACCAACCCGAATTGGTCTCACGGGGCAGCTCCCTCAAATTTTTGCTCATCGCCATGGGCCAGGCGCACGTGTACCCACGCATGGGGCCAACCATGGAATGGGACACGGGTGCCGCGCAAATCATCCTGGAAGAAGCGGGCGGAGAGGTGATTGATCAAAACACCCAGCAGCCTTTGCGTTACAATAAGGAAAATCTGTTGAATCCTTATTTTGTGGCGTACGGAAAAGTATCCGCGCGTTAG
- the galE gene encoding UDP-glucose 4-epimerase GalE — translation MSKILVTGGCGYIGSHTLVDLIDNGFDVISIDNLINSSADILEGVKAITGKTVQNYPVDLCDKAATQAVFRAHPDIAGVIHFAALKYVGESVEKPLLYFRNNLDSLLNVLECMVEFGVKNIIFSSSCSVYGNATELPVTESTPFQTAESPYARTKQMGEQILEDVCFQEKGLNAVILRYFNPGGAHESTLIGEAATAATNLVPVITETAAGKRASMTVFGADYPTRDGSCVRDYIHVMDLANAHTKAVQYLLADHQEKNCEVYNLGIGEGVTVLEAIYAFEAVSGVKLNYEIGPRRAGDVVAIYANNNLATSRLGWHAKRGITDIMRTAWAWQQKRK, via the coding sequence ATGAGCAAAATTTTAGTGACTGGTGGCTGCGGCTACATTGGAAGCCATACTTTGGTAGATTTAATCGACAATGGTTTCGACGTAATTTCGATTGACAATCTGATCAATTCATCGGCGGATATTCTGGAGGGGGTGAAAGCCATCACCGGAAAAACGGTACAAAACTACCCCGTTGATCTTTGTGATAAGGCCGCAACCCAGGCTGTGTTTCGTGCTCATCCGGATATTGCTGGAGTCATACATTTCGCGGCACTCAAATACGTTGGGGAGAGTGTAGAAAAACCCTTGCTTTATTTTCGCAACAACCTCGACAGCCTGCTCAATGTGCTGGAATGTATGGTAGAGTTTGGGGTGAAAAACATCATTTTTTCTTCCTCCTGTTCAGTTTACGGCAACGCCACCGAACTGCCCGTCACCGAAAGTACACCGTTCCAAACCGCAGAATCGCCCTACGCCCGCACCAAACAAATGGGCGAGCAGATTCTGGAGGATGTATGTTTTCAGGAAAAAGGCCTCAATGCGGTGATTTTGCGTTACTTTAACCCCGGTGGAGCCCATGAAAGTACGCTGATCGGTGAAGCCGCGACCGCGGCCACCAATCTTGTACCCGTGATCACGGAAACTGCTGCGGGGAAACGTGCCAGCATGACCGTATTCGGTGCCGATTACCCCACTCGTGATGGCAGCTGTGTACGCGATTACATCCACGTGATGGACCTGGCCAACGCACACACCAAGGCCGTTCAATATTTGTTGGCCGATCACCAGGAAAAAAATTGTGAGGTATATAATTTAGGCATCGGTGAAGGGGTTACCGTCCTGGAAGCCATCTATGCTTTTGAAGCAGTATCAGGGGTAAAACTCAACTATGAAATTGGGCCGCGCCGGGCTGGCGATGTAGTTGCCATTTATGCGAACAATAACCTGGCCACAAGTCGCCTGGGCTGGCATGCCAAACGGGGTATCACCGACATCATGCGGACCGCCTGGGCGTGGCAGCAAAAAAGAAAGTAG
- a CDS encoding vanadium-dependent haloperoxidase yields the protein MKYLLRICMALLMLGLVTACDPDDSEVTFLPSADEYNADFVLEWMDLSLKLTKETAGFTPPVSARMFGYVGLALYESVRPGIPNALSMAGQVVGLEASVLPEIDPNLDYHWLLVANAAMGHIVKACYAPASEINRFAVSSLEQKYEEQYRTKVSAAIHKRSVDYGRAVAAAIANYANSDGQEFCYQTNFPASFVVPTGVGYWVPTPPAFQKIPLQPLWGKVRTFYPNNADVSKVPMPPTFSTDKTSPFYQQALEVFATVNNLNAEQRTIAEYWSDDPGKTFTPPGHSISITRQVLAAEEAKLDKAAEAFARVGMGVHDAFVACWNAKFTHNLLRPVSYINQHMDPNWKTLLTTPPFPEYTSGHSTQSGATAQILSDLFGYNYAFTDRAHKDRTDIDGSPRKFNTFFEFANEAAISRLYGGIHYRAGNEQGILQGIQVGKNISLLKFRDK from the coding sequence ATGAAGTACCTCCTACGCATCTGCATGGCACTGCTCATGCTTGGTTTGGTCACCGCTTGTGACCCTGATGACAGCGAAGTAACTTTTTTGCCTTCTGCTGATGAATACAATGCCGATTTCGTGTTGGAATGGATGGATTTGAGCCTTAAATTGACCAAAGAAACAGCTGGGTTTACCCCTCCGGTGTCCGCCCGAATGTTTGGTTACGTTGGTTTGGCCCTATATGAATCGGTTCGACCCGGTATTCCTAACGCATTGAGTATGGCGGGACAAGTTGTAGGGCTAGAAGCCTCCGTTTTGCCGGAAATAGATCCCAATCTCGATTACCACTGGCTGCTGGTGGCCAATGCGGCGATGGGACATATTGTAAAAGCTTGCTACGCCCCCGCTTCGGAGATCAATCGTTTTGCGGTATCCAGCCTTGAACAAAAGTACGAAGAGCAATACCGAACCAAAGTGAGTGCAGCTATCCACAAGCGCTCCGTAGACTATGGCCGGGCAGTAGCTGCGGCAATCGCCAATTATGCCAATAGCGATGGGCAAGAATTTTGTTACCAAACCAATTTCCCGGCCAGTTTTGTGGTACCTACGGGTGTAGGGTATTGGGTGCCAACGCCGCCCGCTTTTCAAAAAATCCCCTTGCAACCGCTGTGGGGCAAGGTCCGTACCTTCTATCCGAATAATGCAGATGTGTCAAAAGTACCCATGCCACCAACTTTTTCTACCGATAAAACTTCTCCATTTTATCAGCAAGCTTTAGAAGTATTTGCAACGGTGAACAACCTCAACGCGGAGCAAAGAACCATTGCTGAATATTGGAGCGACGATCCGGGCAAAACCTTTACGCCACCCGGGCATTCCATTTCCATCACGCGTCAGGTATTGGCTGCCGAAGAGGCCAAACTGGATAAGGCTGCTGAAGCATTTGCCAGAGTTGGGATGGGTGTACACGATGCTTTTGTTGCTTGCTGGAATGCCAAGTTTACGCACAATTTGTTGCGTCCAGTAAGTTACATCAATCAACACATGGATCCCAACTGGAAAACCCTCCTCACAACGCCCCCATTTCCGGAATATACTTCGGGGCATTCTACTCAATCCGGGGCTACGGCGCAGATTTTATCGGATCTTTTTGGCTACAATTATGCCTTTACCGACCGTGCGCATAAAGATCGTACAGACATTGATGGGAGCCCCCGCAAGTTCAATACGTTTTTTGAGTTTGCTAACGAGGCAGCAATCAGTCGCCTCTATGGCGGAATCCACTATCGTGCGGGCAATGAGCAAGGGATTTTGCAAGGCATTCAAGTAGGCAAAAACATTAGCCTGTTGAAATTCAGGGATAAATAG